One Shewanella sp. MR-4 DNA window includes the following coding sequences:
- a CDS encoding MotA/TolQ/ExbB proton channel family protein, with the protein MKKLITTAVLAASFSLTAGMVSAADAPKTIDQLLQQVKVDRAAEGKVNSKREQEFQAERGDKAALLKREKDALAAEKQRGKDLNQAFLDNERKIAQLEEDLKTAQGDLGEMFGVVKGEAGDFAGKLASSNVSAQYPNRDKFIADLGARKQLPKIEELEQFWQEQLFEMAQSGKVVKFEGSVTGIDGSVKNTTIHRIGTYNLTADGKYVVYNHELGLIQELSQQPEGYQVSAVGKWEQTTSGTAPFYIDPARGVLLNIFTNKASFEDRLEAGGTIGYIIIALLALGLLISIERLVTMTIIGARVNSQRKNIDKPGNNALGRILKVYQENKDVDVETLELKLDEAILKETPALESRISIIKVLAAIAPMMGLLGTVTGMIATFQSIQLFGTGDPKLMAGGISMALITTVQGLVAALPLMLMHAVVVARSKSIVQVLEEQSAGIIAAHAEKRAD; encoded by the coding sequence ATGAAGAAGTTAATTACTACAGCTGTATTAGCTGCAAGTTTTTCTTTAACTGCTGGTATGGTTAGCGCTGCTGATGCGCCTAAGACCATCGATCAATTATTGCAGCAAGTTAAAGTTGATCGCGCTGCTGAAGGCAAAGTTAACAGCAAACGTGAACAAGAGTTCCAAGCTGAGCGTGGCGATAAAGCGGCACTGTTAAAGCGTGAAAAAGATGCTTTAGCGGCTGAGAAGCAACGTGGCAAAGACCTGAACCAAGCTTTCTTAGATAACGAGCGTAAAATTGCTCAGTTAGAAGAAGACCTGAAAACTGCTCAAGGTGACTTGGGTGAGATGTTCGGTGTGGTTAAAGGTGAAGCGGGCGATTTCGCTGGTAAGTTAGCGAGCTCAAACGTAAGTGCTCAATACCCAAATCGTGATAAATTCATCGCTGATTTAGGTGCACGTAAGCAATTACCAAAAATCGAAGAGTTAGAGCAATTCTGGCAAGAACAATTATTCGAAATGGCACAATCTGGTAAGGTTGTTAAATTCGAAGGTTCTGTAACGGGTATCGACGGTAGTGTTAAAAACACCACTATTCACCGTATCGGTACTTACAACTTAACTGCTGATGGCAAGTATGTTGTTTACAACCATGAGTTAGGTCTGATTCAAGAGTTATCACAACAGCCTGAAGGTTACCAAGTTAGTGCAGTAGGTAAGTGGGAACAAACCACTTCTGGTACTGCGCCATTCTACATCGACCCAGCTCGTGGCGTGCTGTTAAACATCTTCACTAACAAAGCAAGCTTTGAAGATCGTTTAGAAGCGGGTGGTACTATCGGTTACATCATTATCGCTCTGTTAGCATTAGGTCTGTTGATCTCTATCGAACGTTTAGTGACTATGACTATCATCGGCGCTCGTGTTAACAGCCAACGTAAGAACATTGATAAGCCAGGTAACAACGCATTAGGTCGTATCCTGAAAGTGTATCAAGAGAACAAAGACGTTGACGTTGAAACGTTAGAGCTAAAACTTGACGAAGCGATTCTGAAAGAAACGCCAGCGTTAGAGTCTCGCATTTCAATCATCAAAGTTCTGGCCGCTATCGCACCTATGATGGGTCTGTTAGGTACAGTAACCGGTATGATTGCAACCTTCCAAAGTATCCAATTGTTCGGTACTGGCGATCCAAAACTGATGGCTGGCGGTATTTCTATGGCGCTGATCACTACAGTTCAAGGTCTGGTTGCGGCTCTGCCTCTGATGTTAATGCACGCAGTTGTTGTTGCTCGTAGCAAGTCAATCGTGCAAGTTCTTGAAGAGCAAAGTGCTGGTATCATCGCAGCGCACGCTGAGAAGAGGGCTGACTAA
- a CDS encoding DNA polymerase II, with the protein MNPPESLTPETAAPVSVQGRVLTRHAITRGATLVLQYYLATVSGPVLVELPGSEYICFCHQSDMSALQLQTPGQALRFVPLALKSFKRQSVAAIYAQSSSVYRHLQRIATDAGIPLFEADIRPEQRFLIERFVALDVAFLGHFVSNAGIDEQLPIFSAVRAKAVAPQPEIKLRSISLDFECSFDGLLYSVALYGRDAQSQPYEKVIMVGEPQLDAAIYIEWVSDEAALIHRLIAWFTEFDPDVIIGWSVVTFDLALLYRRALLHRIPLRIGRGGALLEWKVENKFRPETLSLPGRVVLDGIDWLKAAFYQFERFSLEFVAQTLLGEGKAIHDVENRSQEIDALFAENKQGLAHYNLTDSRLVWDIFEHTQLWDFALARAELTGLELGRVGASVAAFNHLYLPHLHRAGFVAPAEPASQGIESPGGYVMDSVPGFYQHILVFDFKSLYPSIIRTFLIDPKGLIEGLDNSEEQALDEAEIVPGFLGARFNRQQPILPKLIQNLSEQREKAKREANAPLSQAIKIIMNSLYGVLGSQGCVFHDAKLASSITMRGHQIMKQTRAWIEEMGYQVIYGDTDSTFVYLGPEPDLSDINALGKQIAAQINQQWQSKIAKDFQLESFLELQFERHYEQFFMPTLRGSEEGSKKRYVGAWRNKDGALEITFKGMEQVRSDWSPLARKVQAELYERMFNQRDISGYLTDVIGELQAGKRDNELVFSKRMRRNLDEYTAKSSPHVKVARQLCELTGKASYGKRGAQIDYVITVNGPEPVSYRSSTIDYQYYVDKQITPIAEPVFSIMKLNYTQIASKQLLLI; encoded by the coding sequence TTGAATCCCCCCGAGAGTCTGACGCCTGAAACGGCTGCGCCAGTGAGTGTACAGGGACGCGTCCTCACGCGCCATGCTATTACGCGTGGTGCAACGCTTGTGCTGCAGTATTATCTCGCCACCGTTTCAGGCCCTGTGCTGGTGGAGTTACCTGGCTCTGAGTACATTTGTTTTTGTCATCAAAGCGATATGTCGGCATTGCAGTTACAAACGCCGGGGCAGGCACTGCGCTTTGTACCGCTTGCACTTAAAAGCTTTAAAAGACAATCCGTGGCGGCGATTTATGCCCAGTCGAGCAGTGTGTATCGTCACTTACAGCGGATAGCGACGGATGCTGGCATTCCCTTATTTGAGGCGGATATCCGTCCCGAGCAGCGTTTTTTAATCGAGCGTTTTGTCGCGCTCGATGTGGCATTTTTAGGGCATTTTGTCAGCAACGCTGGCATAGATGAACAATTGCCCATTTTTAGCGCTGTACGCGCGAAAGCCGTTGCGCCGCAGCCAGAAATAAAATTGCGTTCAATCTCCCTCGATTTTGAATGCAGTTTTGACGGATTACTCTATTCCGTGGCCCTTTATGGGCGCGATGCGCAATCTCAGCCCTATGAAAAAGTCATTATGGTGGGTGAGCCGCAGCTTGATGCTGCAATCTACATCGAATGGGTGAGCGATGAAGCGGCGCTTATCCATCGTCTCATCGCTTGGTTTACTGAGTTTGATCCCGATGTGATCATTGGTTGGTCTGTGGTGACCTTTGATTTGGCCCTATTATATCGGCGTGCGTTGCTGCACCGGATCCCGCTGCGTATCGGCCGCGGTGGCGCGCTTCTCGAATGGAAGGTTGAAAATAAATTTCGGCCAGAAACCTTAAGCTTGCCGGGAAGAGTGGTGCTCGATGGTATCGATTGGTTAAAGGCGGCCTTTTATCAATTCGAACGTTTCTCCTTGGAGTTTGTTGCCCAAACTTTACTCGGTGAAGGCAAAGCGATTCATGATGTAGAAAATCGATCCCAAGAGATTGATGCGCTATTTGCCGAAAATAAACAAGGGCTTGCACATTATAATCTCACCGATAGCCGCTTAGTGTGGGATATCTTCGAGCATACTCAATTGTGGGACTTTGCCCTTGCTCGCGCCGAGTTAACGGGGTTAGAACTCGGGCGCGTAGGTGCGTCAGTCGCGGCATTTAATCATCTGTATTTACCGCATTTACATAGAGCAGGCTTCGTTGCGCCCGCAGAGCCGGCCAGCCAAGGAATTGAAAGCCCTGGCGGTTATGTGATGGATTCTGTCCCTGGGTTCTACCAGCATATTTTAGTGTTTGACTTTAAAAGTCTTTATCCATCAATTATCCGGACTTTTTTGATAGATCCTAAGGGATTAATTGAAGGCTTGGATAACAGTGAGGAACAGGCTTTGGATGAGGCTGAAATTGTTCCTGGCTTTTTAGGCGCTCGTTTTAATCGGCAGCAACCGATCCTGCCAAAACTTATTCAGAACCTCTCCGAACAGCGAGAAAAAGCCAAGCGGGAGGCGAATGCGCCTTTATCGCAAGCGATTAAAATCATTATGAATTCGCTTTATGGGGTTTTAGGTTCCCAAGGCTGTGTGTTCCATGATGCGAAACTGGCAAGCTCCATCACCATGCGTGGTCATCAAATCATGAAGCAAACCCGAGCTTGGATCGAGGAGATGGGCTATCAAGTGATTTATGGAGATACTGACTCTACCTTCGTCTATTTAGGCCCAGAGCCAGATCTCAGTGATATTAATGCCTTAGGTAAACAGATTGCTGCGCAAATCAATCAGCAATGGCAGAGTAAAATCGCAAAGGATTTTCAGCTAGAAAGCTTCCTCGAATTGCAGTTTGAACGCCATTACGAACAGTTTTTTATGCCGACCCTGCGGGGCTCGGAGGAGGGCAGTAAGAAGCGTTATGTTGGTGCTTGGCGCAATAAGGATGGTGCGCTAGAAATCACTTTTAAGGGGATGGAGCAGGTTCGCAGTGATTGGAGCCCCTTGGCGCGAAAGGTGCAAGCCGAACTCTACGAACGTATGTTTAATCAACGGGATATAAGTGGCTATTTGACGGACGTGATAGGCGAACTGCAGGCTGGGAAGCGTGATAATGAGTTAGTTTTTAGCAAACGTATGCGCCGTAATCTAGACGAATACACTGCCAAGTCTTCTCCCCATGTGAAAGTCGCACGTCAGCTTTGTGAGTTAACAGGAAAGGCATCCTATGGCAAGAGAGGCGCGCAGATTGATTATGTGATCACTGTAAACGGTCCTGAACCAGTTTCGTATAGATCGTCTACAATTGATTATCAATACTACGTTGATAAGCAGATTACTCCTATTGCAGAGCCAGTTTTTTCAATTATGAAATTAAATTACACACAGATTGCCTCTAAACAGCTGTTGTTAATTTAG
- the tnpA gene encoding IS200/IS605-like element ISShes8 family transposase → MSRYEQASHVFWRCQYHIVWTPKYRFRILKGNVGKEVYRCIQVYCHQMGCIVMELNVQVDDVHLVVKVPPKISISNLMGALKGKVALKIFSKFPYLRKNKLWGNHFWQRGYFVDSIGINEEIIRRYVRHQEKVERQEQGQLALE, encoded by the coding sequence ATGAGTAGATACGAGCAAGCATCGCATGTGTTCTGGCGATGTCAATATCATATAGTCTGGACACCAAAGTACCGCTTTCGGATATTGAAAGGTAATGTCGGAAAAGAGGTTTATCGATGCATTCAGGTTTATTGCCATCAAATGGGATGCATAGTCATGGAGCTAAATGTTCAAGTTGACGATGTCCATTTAGTGGTGAAGGTACCTCCGAAGATATCTATATCGAATTTAATGGGGGCGTTAAAAGGTAAGGTAGCTTTGAAAATATTCAGTAAATTTCCTTACCTACGTAAGAATAAACTTTGGGGAAATCATTTTTGGCAGAGAGGATACTTCGTCGATTCGATTGGAATTAACGAGGAAATAATCCGTAGATACGTTAGGCATCAAGAGAAAGTAGAGCGGCAAGAGCAGGGTCAACTTGCTCTTGAATAA
- a CDS encoding DUF3450 domain-containing protein, which yields MSKVSNRTKIATALVGVLALASSNLVVADPLTDVQKADSMIHADAAASQKNVDKYFDQAQDMLFEYGSVADERESLKSYNDYVASLVADQQKTMDAIQNDINGVDKLRQGVVPLMFKMVESLEQFVQLDLPFNSEVRANRVKELKTLLNTAEVTLAEKYRLILDAYSIEREYGSAVAVNQGKLTLDGKEVLVDFFNLGRVALYAQSLDQKTGWMYNSQTKAWDKLDDSYLRELTKGIRIARKQGALDLFALPIPAAETAQ from the coding sequence ATGTCCAAGGTAAGCAATAGAACAAAAATCGCTACTGCACTTGTTGGCGTGCTGGCATTAGCGAGCAGCAACTTAGTAGTTGCAGATCCTCTTACCGACGTGCAAAAAGCGGATAGTATGATCCATGCTGATGCTGCTGCGTCGCAAAAGAATGTTGATAAGTATTTCGATCAAGCACAAGACATGCTCTTTGAGTATGGTTCAGTTGCTGACGAGCGTGAATCACTGAAGTCATATAACGATTACGTTGCCAGCTTAGTTGCTGATCAACAAAAAACAATGGACGCGATTCAAAATGACATTAACGGTGTAGATAAACTGCGTCAGGGCGTTGTGCCTTTAATGTTTAAAATGGTTGAGTCTTTAGAACAGTTCGTTCAATTAGATTTACCATTCAACTCTGAAGTTCGTGCTAACCGCGTTAAAGAGTTAAAAACACTGTTAAACACAGCTGAAGTGACTTTGGCTGAAAAATACCGTTTGATCCTAGATGCATACAGCATCGAGCGTGAGTACGGTAGTGCTGTTGCAGTTAACCAAGGTAAATTGACCTTAGATGGTAAAGAAGTATTAGTAGACTTCTTTAACTTAGGTCGTGTTGCTTTATACGCACAGAGCTTAGATCAAAAGACTGGCTGGATGTACAACTCTCAAACTAAGGCTTGGGATAAGTTAGATGACAGCTATTTGCGTGAACTGACAAAAGGTATCCGCATTGCCCGTAAACAAGGCGCTCTAGATCTATTCGCGTTACCAATTCCTGCTGCGGAGACTGCACAATAA
- a CDS encoding TonB-dependent receptor plug domain-containing protein, with protein sequence MHKSNLLAKSVRLALISGVAVTTLNAPAVFAADEDGAKVERIEVTGSRIKRTDLETASPISVFSSEDIAASGAVTLEDFVQNIPAINGGAEGSSVNNGSRGYATASLRGLGSGRTLVLINGRRFASGDLNSIPTAYVERIEVLRDGASTVYGSDAIAGVINFITKKNFEGAEFNVQYDITGEGDGDKTLFSLTTGTSSERGNVVLSLQYTDRKAIGQGDRDFSSCPISENANGKYCGGSGTIPQGQFFYADGTPTSDGYVKDKTTGQVRLFDPTKDAYNFSPASYMVTPQEVFSINGAGRYEITDTLSTFIEGGFTNRQSDQLMAPEGTFWGPLMPASNPYNVTGEDIYVVRRLSETGGRGFSQDFSDYRMVFGFEGSLGNYDWDLAYNFARYVDTRLDTGRVNPTRVDTMLDPDLCAADSDCPGVWNILEENTLTDAMLAYMLVPNSPVVRGETRQLQGNISGGVGIELPGGEIMFAAGFEKRWEEYSNTPDGAASIGQIYSVAGEPTSGKYSVNELYTELDLPILEGVAFAESLRATAAVRYSDFDFLDDSSTNTKFGLEWVPVDGLMLRTTIASGFRAPGIGELFSPQSETNLAYTEPCKQYATGSQSAIVKANCAAEGLPGNFTLSSDQSSTVVGGNPDLKPEESDSFTAGFVYSHDVGITMSVDYFNIEITNGIGTAGTDNVINGCWSSENFSSPLCQFVKGPSLTGDAPHATSPYRSALGTVAGVLLTNANLSTFETAGYDFDFTYKTDLMSGSFSATLNGTYLEKYDYTPFDGADKVEAAGKVAADQWETTLAVFSKLRTNLNLTYTMDNWSVGWQTRYQSEGEDLYASASNLDNIADAVWYHDVQGTYYVFENTALTVGVRNLFDQEAPYITNNQDMNTIPVSYDTAGQYWYAKVNVKF encoded by the coding sequence ATGCATAAGAGTAATTTACTTGCGAAATCAGTGCGTTTAGCGTTGATTAGCGGTGTGGCAGTGACAACATTAAATGCACCAGCAGTATTTGCAGCTGATGAAGATGGTGCGAAGGTTGAACGAATTGAAGTAACAGGTTCTCGCATCAAACGTACAGACTTAGAAACTGCTAGCCCTATTTCTGTGTTTTCTTCGGAGGATATTGCTGCTTCTGGGGCAGTAACTTTAGAAGATTTTGTGCAGAATATTCCTGCAATCAACGGTGGTGCCGAAGGCTCCTCGGTTAACAATGGTAGCCGTGGCTATGCGACTGCATCATTGCGTGGGTTAGGTTCAGGTCGTACGTTAGTTTTAATTAACGGTCGTCGATTTGCATCTGGAGACTTAAACTCCATTCCTACTGCATATGTTGAGCGTATTGAGGTTTTACGTGATGGTGCTTCGACGGTATATGGTTCTGATGCGATTGCTGGTGTAATTAACTTTATTACCAAAAAGAACTTCGAAGGTGCCGAATTTAATGTTCAGTATGACATTACTGGTGAAGGTGATGGTGATAAAACATTATTTTCTCTAACAACTGGAACATCGTCTGAACGTGGTAACGTAGTTTTATCTCTGCAATATACAGATCGTAAGGCTATTGGGCAGGGAGACCGTGATTTTTCTTCATGTCCAATCTCTGAAAATGCTAACGGTAAATATTGTGGTGGTTCTGGCACTATTCCGCAAGGGCAGTTTTTTTACGCGGATGGAACTCCAACCTCAGATGGCTATGTAAAAGATAAAACAACAGGACAAGTTCGTTTATTTGATCCTACAAAAGATGCATATAACTTCTCTCCAGCTAGTTACATGGTAACACCACAAGAAGTATTTAGTATTAATGGTGCGGGAAGATATGAAATAACAGATACACTGTCTACTTTTATTGAAGGTGGTTTCACTAACCGTCAATCTGATCAATTAATGGCTCCTGAAGGAACTTTCTGGGGACCATTAATGCCTGCGTCTAATCCTTACAACGTCACAGGTGAAGATATTTACGTAGTACGCCGTTTATCTGAAACTGGTGGCCGAGGATTTTCTCAAGACTTTTCTGATTATAGAATGGTGTTTGGCTTTGAGGGCTCTCTTGGTAATTATGACTGGGATTTAGCATATAACTTTGCTCGTTATGTTGATACTCGCTTAGATACCGGTCGAGTTAACCCAACTCGTGTGGATACAATGCTAGATCCTGATTTATGTGCGGCTGACTCTGATTGTCCTGGAGTATGGAATATATTAGAAGAAAATACGCTTACTGACGCAATGTTAGCATACATGTTAGTACCTAACTCACCTGTCGTGCGTGGTGAAACACGTCAATTACAAGGTAACATCTCTGGTGGCGTGGGAATTGAATTACCTGGTGGTGAAATTATGTTTGCTGCGGGTTTTGAAAAACGTTGGGAAGAGTACTCGAATACACCTGATGGTGCTGCATCAATTGGTCAAATATATTCTGTTGCAGGTGAGCCAACCTCCGGTAAATATTCTGTGAATGAGCTTTATACAGAGTTAGACCTTCCTATTTTAGAAGGCGTCGCTTTTGCTGAATCATTACGTGCAACGGCAGCTGTTCGTTATTCTGATTTTGACTTCTTGGACGATAGTTCAACGAATACTAAATTTGGATTGGAATGGGTTCCTGTTGATGGTTTAATGCTACGTACTACGATAGCGTCAGGCTTCAGGGCTCCCGGTATTGGTGAATTATTTTCTCCTCAAAGTGAAACAAACTTAGCATATACTGAACCTTGTAAACAGTATGCCACAGGTTCGCAATCTGCCATCGTTAAGGCAAACTGTGCCGCGGAAGGATTACCTGGTAACTTTACGCTATCATCCGACCAGTCTAGTACAGTTGTAGGCGGGAACCCTGATCTAAAACCAGAAGAATCTGATAGTTTTACTGCTGGCTTTGTATATAGCCATGATGTTGGTATTACTATGAGCGTTGATTATTTCAATATTGAAATTACAAACGGCATTGGAACTGCTGGTACTGATAACGTCATCAATGGTTGTTGGAGTTCTGAAAACTTCTCTAGTCCATTGTGCCAATTTGTTAAGGGGCCAAGTTTAACTGGCGATGCTCCACATGCAACCTCACCATACCGCTCTGCACTTGGTACTGTTGCAGGGGTATTATTGACAAATGCTAACTTATCAACATTTGAAACTGCTGGCTATGATTTCGATTTTACTTATAAAACTGATTTAATGAGTGGTAGTTTTTCAGCAACCTTAAATGGAACATACCTTGAGAAGTATGATTACACACCATTTGATGGTGCTGATAAAGTCGAAGCTGCAGGAAAAGTTGCAGCGGATCAATGGGAAACAACTCTTGCAGTTTTCTCTAAGTTACGCACAAACTTAAATTTAACTTATACAATGGATAATTGGTCAGTGGGTTGGCAAACTCGTTACCAATCTGAAGGTGAAGATTTATACGCAAGTGCTAGTAATTTAGATAATATTGCTGATGCTGTATGGTATCACGATGTTCAAGGTACTTATTATGTCTTTGAAAATACAGCTTTGACGGTGGGTGTTCGTAATTTATTTGACCAAGAAGCACCATATATTACTAATAACCAAGACATGAATACTATCCCTGTTTCTTACGACACTGCAGGCCAGTATTGGTATGCTAAAGTGAACGTTAAGTTCTAA
- a CDS encoding porin — MNKTLVATALAALFLAPSVSAIEIYKDDKNAVEIGGFIDVRVINTQGETEVVNGASRINFGFSRELTHGWNAFAKLEWGVNPVGNSDIVYNNRFESVQDEFFYNRLGYAGISHDEYGTITIGKQWGAWYDVVYNTNYGFVWDGNSAGVYTFNKDDGAVNGVGRGDKVVQYRNSIGDVSFAVQAQLKNSSFYTCDIENITEEACEVEWNAGKKEAQQVTYDYTYGGSVTYKATEKLSLMAGVNRGEFDIAYGNGEQKTAVDLIYGVGATWGDFDKNGLYAAANVHKEENHDTDNIGRLIKDAYGVETLVSYKFDNGLRPFVSYNILDAGKDYVIQPNFNADPNDVFKRQFVVVGLHFVWDPNTVLYVEARKDYSDFTSADQAQEARMSLSEDDGIAIGIRYTL, encoded by the coding sequence ATGAACAAAACGTTAGTAGCAACTGCGCTAGCAGCACTCTTTCTCGCTCCATCAGTATCTGCAATCGAAATCTACAAAGATGATAAAAATGCAGTAGAAATTGGTGGATTTATTGATGTGCGCGTAATCAATACCCAAGGTGAAACTGAAGTTGTTAATGGTGCTTCTCGAATTAATTTTGGTTTCAGCCGTGAGTTAACCCATGGTTGGAATGCATTTGCCAAATTGGAATGGGGTGTGAACCCTGTTGGCAACAGCGACATTGTCTATAACAACCGCTTTGAATCTGTGCAAGATGAGTTTTTCTACAATCGTTTAGGTTATGCAGGTATAAGCCACGATGAATACGGTACTATCACCATTGGTAAACAATGGGGTGCTTGGTATGACGTGGTTTATAACACTAACTACGGTTTTGTGTGGGATGGTAACTCAGCTGGTGTTTACACTTTTAACAAAGATGACGGTGCGGTAAACGGCGTTGGTCGTGGTGATAAAGTCGTTCAATACCGTAACAGCATAGGTGATGTTAGCTTTGCGGTTCAGGCGCAATTGAAAAACAGCAGCTTCTACACTTGTGATATTGAGAATATCACAGAGGAAGCCTGTGAAGTTGAATGGAACGCTGGTAAGAAAGAAGCACAACAAGTTACCTATGATTACACCTATGGCGGTTCGGTGACTTATAAAGCGACCGAAAAACTCAGCTTGATGGCGGGTGTCAACCGTGGTGAATTTGATATTGCCTATGGTAATGGTGAGCAAAAAACCGCTGTTGATTTAATCTACGGTGTGGGTGCGACCTGGGGCGATTTCGACAAGAATGGCTTATATGCTGCCGCGAACGTTCACAAAGAAGAGAACCATGATACCGACAACATCGGCCGTTTGATTAAAGATGCCTACGGTGTTGAAACTTTAGTTTCTTACAAGTTTGATAACGGTTTACGTCCATTTGTTTCTTATAACATTCTGGATGCTGGTAAAGACTATGTTATTCAACCAAACTTTAACGCCGATCCTAACGATGTGTTCAAGCGTCAGTTTGTGGTTGTAGGTTTACACTTTGTTTGGGATCCAAACACAGTTCTTTATGTCGAAGCACGTAAAGACTACAGCGACTTTACCAGCGCCGATCAAGCACAAGAAGCCAGAATGTCATTATCAGAGGACGACGGCATCGCGATTGGTATTCGCTATACGCTATAA
- a CDS encoding IS4-like element ISShes6 family transposase codes for MQVLTTLHQSLYQHCPEIHQKRLNTLMVACKALINADCLTLTHLGRHIDGSSTHTKHSIKRMDRLLGNLHLHHERLAIYQWHAKWLLTTHTMPTILVDWSDMREGRELIALRASIAIKGRSITLYERTFPLILQGTQTAHNQFLNELRQVLPDNITPLIVTDAGFRNPWFRKVEQLGWYWLGRVRGLSVYRPHPSGRQFSLKALYPKASCRAKHVGRVALSVKKPLLCEMVLFRAPSKGRKGQRSTTTDCHHTAQWTYELTAKEPWALVTNLTIEAMSPQKLVNIYQKRMQIKETFRDLKSPAYGFGLRHSSTRYAARMDILLLIALLVQLAFWWVGLYGETQQLQRHFQANTVKKRNVLSTIRMGKELLRRRHDYPISADDLLCAAKKLAQLSLTHGCWGYEL; via the coding sequence GTGCAAGTGTTAACTACCTTACATCAATCTCTCTATCAACATTGTCCAGAAATCCATCAAAAGCGACTGAATACACTCATGGTCGCCTGCAAAGCCCTCATCAATGCGGATTGTCTCACCCTAACCCATTTAGGGCGGCACATTGATGGCTCCAGCACTCATACAAAACACTCAATAAAACGCATGGATAGATTATTGGGCAACCTGCACCTTCACCATGAAAGACTGGCGATTTATCAGTGGCATGCAAAGTGGCTGCTGACTACTCATACTATGCCGACCATACTAGTGGATTGGTCAGATATGCGTGAAGGTCGTGAGCTGATTGCACTACGCGCCTCTATTGCTATCAAAGGCCGCTCTATCACGCTCTACGAGCGAACATTTCCGTTAATCCTGCAAGGCACTCAAACTGCGCATAATCAGTTTCTGAATGAACTCAGACAAGTGTTACCTGATAACATTACCCCGCTGATAGTCACTGACGCGGGCTTCCGTAATCCATGGTTTCGCAAAGTCGAGCAGCTCGGTTGGTATTGGCTGGGTCGTGTCAGAGGATTAAGTGTCTATCGGCCGCATCCTTCTGGTCGCCAATTTTCACTAAAAGCGCTTTATCCCAAAGCCAGTTGTCGTGCAAAACATGTTGGACGGGTGGCGTTATCGGTAAAGAAACCCTTGTTATGCGAGATGGTGTTGTTCAGAGCCCCAAGTAAAGGCAGAAAAGGTCAGCGAAGTACGACAACTGACTGTCACCATACGGCGCAATGGACGTATGAACTGACAGCCAAAGAGCCTTGGGCACTGGTGACCAACTTGACCATAGAAGCCATGTCGCCTCAAAAACTGGTTAATATTTACCAAAAACGGATGCAAATAAAAGAAACCTTTAGAGATTTAAAAAGCCCCGCTTATGGCTTTGGTTTACGTCATAGCAGCACACGTTATGCGGCGAGGATGGACATACTGCTATTGATAGCATTATTGGTGCAACTGGCATTTTGGTGGGTAGGATTATACGGAGAAACACAGCAACTACAGCGGCACTTCCAAGCCAACACGGTAAAGAAAAGGAATGTGCTATCAACAATCAGGATGGGCAAAGAACTGCTGCGGCGACGACATGACTACCCCATATCAGCAGATGATTTACTTTGTGCTGCGAAGAAACTAGCCCAACTCTCATTGACTCATGGTTGTTGGGGCTATGAATTATGA